The Leishmania braziliensis MHOM/BR/75/M2904 complete genome, chromosome 28 region cctgtCTTCCTCGCCTTGTCGCTGTCTCGCTGCGCATTTCACCCCTCACAGAGAGGCGCCTTCCCCCACTCCCACCCCACTTGCTTGGAGACTGCAGAGATTCAACAACAAACTACTTTTGCAAGCGCATTGTTTTGTACAGACTTCCGCGAGAGTGTACTCCTCCTCACCACAACCATCAGccatcgtcgccgccactggAGAACACGCGGGTCCAAGTGGGACACAGCCCAGAACTCTTGCTCGTGAACGTTTTCTTGCTTCGGTCTCttgtctttccctttctttttcttgcttcttctctcgttcAGCACAGTCTTCTTCAGGCTTCTCCCTTTTGCGCTTTTACCTTTCGTTCACATACGTacccacgcacatacacCGCAACCACGCGCAATCTCAgactgcaccccccccccccccccgtacCCTCTCCCTTGTTGGCGATATTTCCTCTCGCTCACTTGCCTCCCTCATAGCAATTCCGAGCTCCTGCTTCTTCAATTGTCTTTTGTATTTCCGCGTCTCTTCTTTTTCACGccatcttcttctcctctttcccccatTCTCATCTTCGTTCACGtcgacgagagagagagagggaggcgggacGCCTGACGATCCACAGGGTAACACCAGCGATTACCTTTCTCCCTTTGTGAACCAGCACGGGAAGGGGCGAGCGAATACACGCGCAACTACGACACAGGAAACAGAGAAGATATAGACGCCCATAGCGAGGGGAGTAGTTGCTTGAAAGGTCCCTTTTCACCACTCGTTCACTTCGTAGTGGCTGCGCAGTGAAGGGAGCTCAACCGAAGCGACgggagcgtgtgtgtgtgtgtgtcttgctGTGCGTGTTGCCACAGTGGATTTTCTTTCTAAAGGCAAAGAGCGTGAGCTGCACCAGCTACCCCCAAGTAGctaaaggaaaaggagaacacAGAGGCATACTGACGATACGGCAAGAATATCGTGAGAGATGCGGGACGCCGTTCTCAGTGCGTCGCGCGCGTTGGAGCGGAGCGACAGCGTGGACAAACTCATGAAGCTCATGGTTGGCGTCTTCACTCTCTTGAGCACGACGAGCTGTTCGCGGCGAGAGCGGTATAGTGCCTCGGCTAAACAACTCACTGAAATACGCTCTGTTCTGCGTGTGGGCCGGGTTTTCGGCCTCTCGCTCAAGATGCAGTCCCTCGTCGAGGTGTTCACTGCACAGGGCATCGTGTGGACGGAGCGCAAGAAGTTTGTGGAGCTCCTCAAGACCATCTTTGACTTTCTCTACGCCGTGGGTGACCATGCCCTGCTCGTCGCTCGTGAGGGACTGCTGGGCAAGAACGTTGACATGACGCGTCTACGGAACTGCACCGTGACAATGCAGCTCTGTGGTCATTTATTGGGTACGGTGCTCTACATGTTcgagctgcgcgacgccCTCCGAAAGTGTCGGTACGACCCACCGGTGGCGATGCGGAAGTGTAAGCTCTCCACCATCAACGCGATGCGCGACGCGATAGACACGGTGGTGACCTTGTTCATCTGTAGCTACATGAGAAATGCACAGTGCCCGAGTCCGCGTGTCGACGGCGCCTTGCGATGTCTTTCTGGTGCACTTTCCGTGTATTTGAGCTGGCAGGAAAGCGCTTAGTGCTCGCCATCACCAGACCATcacagcgaagaggaagggagtgcgtgtgcgtgtgtgtgtgtgtgtgtgtgtggtgcttcCTCGTCGTAGTTGTTCCTTTTCGCgttgtttttccttctcaTATGACGTATCTCGgttccccctctttttaTTTTCGCtctcaccaccgcctcctactctctctctgcgtgtatTTTTGCATCTTTGTcctcccgcctctctctgcccccccccccccccctgacTACTTGTCTATGCACTTCTCTCCCTGCGCTTTGCATGTGTCAGTGTATGCATGGTACGCTTTGAGTGTTACCACACAGCGCATATAGCGgccttcctttttttttttttagtttCTTCCATTTTACTTGAGGGAGAACGCGCAAACGACAATCACCGCCACAGCaatgccccctcccctcctcctctctccagCGGTACCCgtgccgccttcttctcaaGAGTGTGATGCAACCTCCACACGCTAGCTCTGGCGGGGCTGCAAccgtcttctcttttcttctgctGAGAGACGGAGGCCCTGCCTGCTCCCTCACCCTTTATGCTTTATACTTCATTGCCTACCCCCTtgtctgccccccccccccccgtctttctcgctctcatCCCACCCTCCACCCCATTTTACACACGTTGGCACGCGCGCCTGCCCCCCATgtgcccttttttctctccttcacgtTCTCTACGCCTTCTTgttcttcccccttttgctGCACTACACACGTCTGAcagtttctctctctctctctctctacacacacacacacacacgtacacacaccgTTTCAGAGAAAAaattcttttctttctcatCTACCATTACCCATTTCACATCATTCACCATGAGCGACTTCGAGAAGCTGATAAAGCTGCTTGGCCAGACTGATGGCCGCGACAAGATCTACAAGTTCCTCGCTGGTTTCTTCAAGATTCTGGCGGCTGTCGCAGCTAGCAACCAGGACCCGCATGCCAAGGCGTACGTCACCATCGGTAACTCCATTGGTAGCGCTCGCTCCCTGATGCGCATGGGCAAGTTCGTGGGTGATGTGCCCAAGCTGCAGAAGATCGCCGACGGTGTCGTGACGAAGGGTGTCGCTGGCACGGAGTCTAAGAAGTTCATCGAGTTCTTCCGCACGGTTGGCAACTCCCTCTACATCATGGGTGATAACGTCGCCTTCATCGCCAAGCACAGGCTGATATCGACGGACTCTAAGCTCGTATCGAAGTACGCAAAGATTGCGCAGTTCTGGGGCTTTttcctcgctgctgtgctggacCTCATCGCGCTTCGTGCTGCCTTGCAGAAGCGCACGTCTGATGTGACGACAAGCAAGAAGGAAGCCAAGGCTGCCGTCATCAGCCTCACCAAGGATGCCTCGGATGTGCTCGTGACGATGGCCACCGTCGGGTACTTGAAGTGCGTATGGAACCCGTCCGCCATCACCGTTGGCGCCCTCACCTGCGTGTCGGGTGGTGTGGCCACGTACCTCAACTGGAACAAGATCAAGTAGAGATGGAGAACGCTGCCAGAGTCGGCACGCGGCAGAGGTGCGAGAAAAGTATGCTGACAGGAAAAGTGCTCAATgagcgaggcagaggcgaGAGGTCGAAAGTGCGAAGCAGTCGCGCGACGTGTGAGTGGGTGGATGGTGGTGCATTGTTGATGGAAAGTAAGAAGCGGGAGGCAGAGGGTGGGGAAAGGAGGCTCAGGTGTTGCCTGCCACTTATAAACTACCCCCTTTTTCATCTCAtgcttcctctccctctctcccttcttcaaGAGCCCACTCTCGTATCCCTTAGCCCCGTGGTACTCACCACCTCGccgcccccttctctgcgcgtctttttttttcttctctgctcttgTCTCTGCCTGTGATTTCCTCGATATTCCGCGTGAGgctccaccgccacggcTGCCCAGCTAATTTGGTCCCTTTCTCGGTGCTTTCCGACTGTCgtttcgctcttttttcttgctTTGGCTTTGTCTTGCActcgcccctctccttcagTCTTCCTCGTCTACCGCTTGTGCCATTGTGCCCGCCCGTGTCTGATGccatctctcttctctcttctctcttctctctctctctctctgtgggcgCGTCTCTGCATCAGCGAGTGTGGGTAAGATGCGTGTTGGTGTGTggcgcctctgtgtgtgaATCGAGAAGATGCGGATGGAGTCTGGCGACGaccggcgtgctgctgtgggatTCACTTTTCTGTAAACGCTCGATCGTGCTCATTGCCCATGTGCATCTGGTCGGAGGTGGATGTCGAGGTGCAGGGGGAATCGGCGGTGATGACCATAGCATGAAATGCcaggggtgggaggagggagagagtcaCCAGAAGGAGAGCCGAGAGGGGAGCCCGGGCCAAACAAGGAAACCTATCGGAAGGGGCGAAGAGGGGACGCGGAGTGCATTGGCGAGACGGCGAGAGAGGACCAAACGTGGCCATGGCTACATTTATTCAGTCAATATACAGAGCAAAAAGGAGGTCGCATGACgtcccccacacacgcatagtTACTCACGGCTGATGTGCATGCATGCCCAGtactctctttcccctctctctttcgctgcgcgtgcgtgatgtgggtgtgggtgaaGGCAGTGATAGTGCAcgcgtccctctctctctctgtgtagtGTTTGACCCAGTaccacacacccatacccTCACACTATCTTACTGAtcattttcttctctctgttttctctctctacatgccccccctcccccctttctctctatGAACTTCTAAGAGCTACGACAAAAAAAGCTGAGTGCAGGTATatgcgtgcttgtgtgtgtgtgtgtggaggagggggtatGCTCTGGTGTTGACGTATATGCGTGTTTGCATacgtgtgtgtttctctgtcgatctctttgtgtgtgtgtgtgtgtccgtcCGTGCACGGTTGacgtcttcctcttttctcgtttGCTTTGCCTTTTCATATACATCCGCGTGTTacgcctctccttccccccacctccatctccatccattctttttcttctttttgctCCCCTCGCTCTATGCCTCCACTCCCCCTCAGTGCatctcttctttgtttctctctcccttgtgtgtgtgtgttgttgttgttgttgttgctgcttgCTGCTcatttcctcttttccccctcttccagCACGAGGCGTTTGGTGGCGTATCAGTCACTTGTTATGTACTGGCCTCTTgattttcttttctctctgttggTGCAGGCGTTCGTTGATGTGTGCATGCATGGAGAAGGTGTTTGACGTTCATGTGCACACTCCCctctgtgcagcagcaggacacAGACGCAGAGGGTCGGCACACATGAGCCGGGGATTCGGCAAAAGgcacgaaagagagggacgAAATGGCAAGcgagagggacagagagccacacatacacatacacacaggcacTCATACACGTGTAAGAAAtgggcgcgtgcgtgcgtgtgtaatCAGACATGGCGATAATAGTTGTAacggagcgagagagggggggggaggatgATGAGAGGGCACGGGGGTGGTAATGCTCACACTGGCGAGACACTGCTTGTGTGCTTCGTGGTGCTCTACACTGAAGGAAGATGCCAACGCGCAAGTCCTCGCATACACATCTATTCAAGCACACGAACATGGACAgtgtgtggagggagggagggcggggtACAGCGAAACAGAGAGGGGAATGCACGAGAGACAGCGAGGAAGCAAAACTTCCATGAGCGCGTCTTGTCTgtctcgttttttttctcgctgtgcgcccccccccccccccctctctccccgtcCCGATCTCAAAACGGAGAGGGGCACGGCGAGTTGCTGAGAGTTcgacacgcgcgcacacaagcagcCATGAAAGAAGCCTCGGTAGCGTGAAGCGGGGTCTTTTTTGACGAGGACCCGCAGCAGAGGAGATGTAGTGGCTTGGCGTCGCAGCGAGTGGGAGGTGACGTGTGTGACGTCCTTGGAAAAGAGCCTGCCACTCCCTTGCCCGAGCCCTCTTCGTAGTCGGCTTTCTTGTCATGGGCGCCGCCTTGTgcttgtgtatgtgtgaggTCCCTGCATGGCTCACCTGTTGCACCCGCGGAGGAgacctcttctcttccggCCCCGTTGGCGTCTCTTTGCCATACGGACCTACACTCGCCCTGGTGGAGCAACGGCGCAGCTTTTGGGCGGgcacggagagggagagagggatgggATGGGAtaggggggggagggtgaaggCTCCCTCCCACTCTCGCACTTCTCTCATGTCAAGAAGGCtgtgcagtgctgcatcTCTCTACGCGTATGCGCATGAACACCCCAAAGGCGCCTATactccttttcgcttcttaCCTGCGTTGAGTGCTTGTCCTCTGTGTGTAGGTCTTCAATTCCAACctgttctcctctctttccgttCTTGCTTGCGCGTGTATCtgctcccccttccccttctaACGTTTCATACATGCGCACATACACTGCAGGGAGGCACTGAACTTCCCTTTGGGCTCCTCATGACACGAGGGACTCTCAGCCAGGAGGTGAGCTGCGTAGTGGCACTTTCCACGCAACTCTACCCAGCCCTGTTGCATCGTAGAGGAGGGACAACAGGCAGCACTAGTAGCACAGCTGGCTTCGGCGGCTATGGCggtggagcggcagcaggtCACGGTACGCCGAGGGAAGTAGTAGTGCCTGGTGTGATACTGGAGGTGCGTCAGCTGTGGCACCCATCACCGCTGAACGCTGCCTCCTCGGCTGACACAAACACCACGCGACGGTGCACCCCACCGTGCAGCCCGACCTCTTCCACGCCGCAGAGGGGCTCGCACCTCAGCCAGAGCGCTGTTGTATCAAGCGCTCCAGTGATAGCTGAGGAAATGGAAGCGACGGCAGGCGCCAACCACACCGGCGTGTCTCTCTACGCTTTCGTGCGCGTCAAGGAGACGGACCACCGACTCAGCGCGTGGTTTCCTGTAGACGATGTCTATGTAAAGACGACTGTTGCCCAGCTCACGTTTGGGTATGTCGCCGAGGACGCAGCGGTGCCTGCATCCGCAGCTGACACGGCTGCGACACCGTATGGACTGGCCGTCGATATGGTCCGGCTCTCTCATGTTTTGCACCGCCCGTGGCTCAGCAGTGTGTACGGGGAGACAACTCCTGGCATGGCCCGCACCCAACGCGCCCGCCGTCAGCTCGACTACCTCGAGGAGCGGCTCCTGCGCGACTGCCGCACCCCGACCACGGTGCGCTACTTTGTGTACCTGAACACGTACGTCTTTACCCCGTGGTACTACGCACCGTTTGGCTTGCTGAACAGCGAGTATGACCCGATGCTGCCATGGACAGAGGTGGCTGGCACGTCGGCCAGTGCGTCCTCTGCCTCTACCCCAACTGGCAAAGGTGTCAACAACACCACCGGCTCGTCAgtcgaggtgcagcagcagcctttCATTCGGGATGCTTTTCTttgccccttctctctccgcatCTACTCGACCTACGCACAGATGCACTACGAGACCCGCACCTACCGCGCGGACCGCCTGCGTCCGCCGGGTGATGAGGTGTACCGCGACGAGATGCGTggtctttttctcttcaagATCAACGGCAGTCAACACGTTACCTACTGCCGtcacctcttcctcattGGCAAGTCGTTCCTGGAGAACAAGCTCGCCGGGCACGATGTGCACAGCTACTATTTTTATGTTCTCTGTCTGCACCACCGCTACTTCCCCCACTACGTGTCCGATCCCTCCGCCATGTACTTCGCCGGCTTCTTCACCTGGGAGAAGCACGTGAGCGAGTACAATCTGGCCTGTATTGTGACGTTGCCGTGCTTCGGGCGCCGCACCAGCCGCCAGAGatcggtggcgccgcaggATGGCGCAACCGCGACCGCCTTATCCCCGCCTCAGGTGCTTCGCCATCTTGGCCAGTTTATGATCGCTGTCAGCTACGAGCTCGCCTACCGCCGAAAGCAGATAGGTACCCCGGAGAAGCCCCTCTCTGACTTGGGTGCCATCGCATATCAGCAGTTTTGGCGCCGTGCCATTGTGCGCTGGATGAAGGAGACGCTGAACACGATACGGCGAGCCAATGCGGTGGATGTCGACGGTGACGACATGGACAAGACCGTTCAAAAAAGAGCACAGGGCGGCGCGCAGGTTGAGTCTCGAGGGAGCCATGCGTCCGACACGGGTGTGCCTCTTGGCCTTGACGCTGGCTCTGCGGCCGTGGAGGTGGTCatgctggtggaggagggcagaggaGTGACAGGAGGGCATGATATCGATAGGGGTCGCTCCGGGGAAGTCGACGCGTCACTGCACGAGCGGCACTCGAACGCTCTGTCATCAGCGCGCAAGCGCTCTCGTGTCGACGCGAAGACGGAACACGAGAGGAACGTAGACGACGAGGAGACGAGATTGCCATTTTCCCAAGGCAAGTTACcactcgcagctgctgtcccCCCATCTTTGACCAAGAAGGGGATTTCGGGCCACAGTGCGGCTGCACAGTCCCCCACAGGCGCTTTACTGGCTGCTGGCACGACTGCTTTTACGCAGCGGACTACCATCAGGGACATTGCAGTAGCTGTGCGTCTGGAGGAGGCTGACGTGCTTAAGACGCTCCTGGGCATGGGTGTGCTGCATCGCAGTGGTGAGGATCGTGGCATTcagcttctgctgccgcagcgatACGTGGATTGGATATATGACGAGACACTCCGCTGGGAGAGCAGCCTCCAGCACGCAGTCTTTCAGCCAGCCCTCCTCAAGTCCCGCGGTTTCCACACCAGCACACGTTGATCCcccctgctctctctctctctttctcgcacCCTCCAATTCCATTCCTGCGGTTGAGATGCGCCGCTCAATAACATCGTCACTTTCTGCGGAGGGGATCTGCGcatcttctcttctctccccctgcaAGCAacaaagaggagcagagcaAAACTAACCTTACTtggcagaggaggtgaaCGCCTTTACGGCCATGACTGTAGTTGTGGTGCCGACCATCGCGCACGCCCACAGGCGTTTGCTTTTTGCCTTTCCCCATTTGCACGAGAGTGGGCTGTCTATCTCCTTGTTTGCGTCCCCCCTGCTCCTGCGCACGGGATGTCGTGTGTCCAGGCAATCGCCGCTGTCAACTGGGACatctacgtgtgtgtgtgtgtcttgacAGGCGTGTCTTTCactctgttttttttctcttatTTGTtgtttgctgctgccgcgctccctctgcctcttccctctccaccccccaccTCTACCTCTTCGTCACCGTGCACACGTAACCTGGTATCCTTATCGCCTCTTGCCTCGCCTAACCACCTGCTTACCAATCATCGGGTATTCCTGGTCTGCGGTGACACACACCTCTCACGCCTatttttcgctttctttgcTCCGTTCTCTCACTACCAGCCTATTCCACACCCGTCTACTACTCACCCCGTTCCCCACTTTGCGGCACACCCGTTGCCGCACGAGTGCGCGTCTTATTCCGtcttgtgtgtgggtgcgccccccccccccccccccagagTGCCAGACGCGCACACGGCTACTCACAGGCCCACTACGAGAGGTCGAGTAGCGTACAGCTAAGAAGACAAGGAGAAAGACAGGCATACAGGCATCCCCGACAGGCACCCCCACCGACACGCCGTCGTGCAGGCATAGATTATCGACTCAcgtctccccctctcagTCGCCCCATGGTCGTGGCGCTTACACACACCTACAACTGCAGTCAAAGcatacgcatacacacatacatacgcGCGCAGCGTCAGCGTGCTTTCAAGGAGGGACAATGGGCAAAACTGTAGAACAGATTTACCAGAAGAAGACGCAGCATGAGCACATCCTCACGCGTCCTGATATGTACATTGGCACCATTGAGCCGGTGACAGACGACATTTGGGTCTATGACGATGCAGAGAACATTATGAAGCAGCGCAAGTGTACCTGGACGCCCGGGCTGTACAAGATCTTTGATGAGATACTGGTCAATGCGGCAGACAACAAGGTCCGCGACCCGCTCGGTCAGACCGTCATTCGGGTGTGGATGACGGAGGACTATGTGCGAGTATACAACAACGGCGAGGGCATTCCAATTCAGAGGCACCGCGAGCACGATCTCTGGGTGCCGGAGATGATCTTTGGgcacctcctcacctcctccaactatgacgacgaggaggcgaaggtgaCGGGAGGGCGCAACGGTTTCGGCGCGAAGCTGACGAACGTCTTCTCGAAGCAGTTCGAGGTCGAGACCGTGCACAGTCGTTCTCGCA contains the following coding sequences:
- a CDS encoding glycosomal membrane protein-like protein; this encodes MRDAVLSASRALERSDSVDKLMKLMVGVFTLLSTTSCSRRERYSASAKQLTEIRSVLRVGRVFGLSLKMQSLVEVFTAQGIVWTERKKFVELLKTIFDFLYAVGDHALLVAREGLLGKNVDMTRLRNCTVTMQLCGHLLGTVLYMFELRDALRKCRYDPPVAMRKCKLSTINAMRDAIDTVVTLFICSYMRNAQCPSPRVDGALRCLSGALSVYLSWQESA
- a CDS encoding putative histone acetyltransferase, whose protein sequence is MVRLSHVLHRPWLSSVYGETTPGMARTQRARRQLDYLEERLLRDCRTPTTVRYFVYLNTYVFTPWYYAPFGLLNSEYDPMLPWTEVAGTSASASSASTPTGKGVNNTTGSSVEVQQQPFIRDAFLCPFSLRIYSTYAQMHYETRTYRADRLRPPGDEVYRDEMRGLFLFKINGSQHVTYCRHLFLIGKSFLENKLAGHDVHSYYFYVLCLHHRYFPHYVSDPSAMYFAGFFTWEKHVSEYNLACIVTLPCFGRRTSRQRSVAPQDGATATALSPPQVLRHLGQFMIAVSYELAYRRKQIGTPEKPLSDLGAIAYQQFWRRAIVRWMKETLNTIRRANAVDVDGDDMDKTVQKRAQGGAQVESRGSHASDTGVPLGLDAGSAAVEVVMLVEEGRGVTGGHDIDRGRSGEVDASLHERHSNALSSARKRSRVDAKTEHERNVDDEETRLPFSQGKLPLAAAVPPSLTKKGISGHSAAAQSPTGALLAAGTTAFTQRTTIRDIAVAVRLEEADVLKTLLGMGVLHRSGEDRGIQLLLPQRYVDWIYDETLRWESSLQHAVFQPALLKSRGFHTSTR
- a CDS encoding putative glycosomal membrane protein; this encodes MSDFEKLIKLLGQTDGRDKIYKFLAGFFKILAAVAASNQDPHAKAYVTIGNSIGSARSLMRMGKFVGDVPKLQKIADGVVTKGVAGTESKKFIEFFRTVGNSLYIMGDNVAFIAKHRLISTDSKLVSKYAKIAQFWGFFLAAVLDLIALRAALQKRTSDVTTSKKEAKAAVISLTKDASDVLVTMATVGYLKCVWNPSAITVGALTCVSGGVATYLNWNKIK